One stretch of Harmonia axyridis chromosome 1, icHarAxyr1.1, whole genome shotgun sequence DNA includes these proteins:
- the LOC123670729 gene encoding ATP synthase-coupling factor 6, mitochondrial — translation MLNYSVLNQVKTSVRSAVQSRNIGILAPCFQKAVDPIQQLFLDKIREYRQKSNDEKNLVEPSPALQTELKSELEKVARQYGGKEGEDMTKFPTFKFEDPTIDPIKMETK, via the exons ATGCTGAACTACAGTGTTCTCAATCAAGTTAAAACATCTGTAAGGAGTGCAGTCCAAAGCAGAAATATTGGAATATTAGCACCTTGTTTTCAAAAGGCAGTAGACCCCATTCAACAACTTTTCCTGGACAAAATTAGAGAATATAGGCAAAAGAGCAATGA TGAAAAAAACTTGGTAGAACCTTCTCCTGCACTCCAAACTGAACTCAAaagtgaattagagaaagttGCTAGACAATATGGTGGAAAAGAAGGAGAAGATATGACTAAATTTCCAACCTTCAAGTTTGAAGATCCAACAATTGATCCAATTAAAATGGAGACTAAGTAA
- the LOC123670728 gene encoding NKAP family protein CG6066 isoform X2 codes for MISPSRKHKRSRSPCSRRRRSRSNSRQRKRSRSNSKQRKRSRSRSKSHKYQRRGTTAFNSDHDSRRHLDSSRLEEYLEGRRRERELLGMTDPPFFWGKSPDRESETDEEEEQERDKPVKHKKDKKKKKEKKSKREKKKHKKEKKKKKKRLSSSESDSSSEEEVWVEKTSSISSDTEDVPIGPELKPHTTLTHREMGKALLPGEGAAMAAYVAEGKRIPRRGEIGLTSNEIEQFESVGYVMSGSRHRRMEAVRIRKENQIYSADEKRALAMFSKEERQKRENLILGQFRDMVKSKLAEKNKDE; via the exons ATGATATCGCCAAGTAGAAAACATAAAAGGTCAAGATCTCCGTGTAGCAGAAGACGCAGATCAAGATCCAACAGCAGGCAAAGGAAAAGATCAAGATCCAACAGCAAGCAGAGGAAAAGATCAAGATCAAGAAGTAAATCACATAAATATCAAAGAAGAGGAACAACTGCCTTCAATTCAGATCATGATTCAAGAAGACATCTTGATAGTTCAAGATTAGAAGAATATCTCGAAGGCAGAAGACGAGAGAGAGAACTTCTAGGAATGACCGACCCTCCATTTTTTTGGGGAAAATCTCCTGATAGGGAAAG CGAAactgatgaagaagaagaacaagaaaGGGACAAACCTGTAAAGCATAAAAAagataagaaaaaaaagaaggaaaagaaGTCGAAAAGAGAGAAAAAGAAGCAtaagaaagaaaagaaaaaaaagaagaagagattATCCAGTAGTGAAAGTGATTCATCAAGTGAAGAAGAGGTTTGGGTGGAGAAAACAT CGTCCATATCATCGGATACTGAAGATGTACCTATAGGCCCAGAACTGAAACCACATACAACCCTGACACATAGAGAAATGGGAAAAGCTCTTCTTCCAGGAGAAGGTGCGGCCATGGCAGCATATGTAGCAGAAGGGAAGCGTATACCTAGAAGAGGTGAAATTGGTCTGACTTCTAATGAGATTGAACAGTTTGAATCAGTAGGTTATGTTATGTCTGGATCAAGACATAGAAGAATGGAGGCTGTGCGTATTAGGAaggaaaatcaaatttattctgcTGACGAGAAAAGAGCATTGGCAATGTTCAGTAAAGAAGAAAGGCAGAAAAGAGAGAACCTCATTTTGGGTCAATTTAGAGACATGGTAAAGTCTAAGCTtgctgaaaaaaataaagatgagTAG
- the LOC123670728 gene encoding NKAP family protein CG6066 isoform X1, which translates to MISPSRKHKRSRSPCSRRRRSRSNSRQRKRSRSNSKQRKRSRSRSKSHKYQRRGTTAFNSDHDSRRHLDSSRLEEYLEGRRRERELLGMTDPPFFWGKSPDRESETDEEEEQERDKPVKHKKDKKKKKEKKSKREKKKHKKEKKKKKKRLSSSESDSSSEEEVWVEKTSASISSDTEDVPIGPELKPHTTLTHREMGKALLPGEGAAMAAYVAEGKRIPRRGEIGLTSNEIEQFESVGYVMSGSRHRRMEAVRIRKENQIYSADEKRALAMFSKEERQKRENLILGQFRDMVKSKLAEKNKDE; encoded by the exons ATGATATCGCCAAGTAGAAAACATAAAAGGTCAAGATCTCCGTGTAGCAGAAGACGCAGATCAAGATCCAACAGCAGGCAAAGGAAAAGATCAAGATCCAACAGCAAGCAGAGGAAAAGATCAAGATCAAGAAGTAAATCACATAAATATCAAAGAAGAGGAACAACTGCCTTCAATTCAGATCATGATTCAAGAAGACATCTTGATAGTTCAAGATTAGAAGAATATCTCGAAGGCAGAAGACGAGAGAGAGAACTTCTAGGAATGACCGACCCTCCATTTTTTTGGGGAAAATCTCCTGATAGGGAAAG CGAAactgatgaagaagaagaacaagaaaGGGACAAACCTGTAAAGCATAAAAAagataagaaaaaaaagaaggaaaagaaGTCGAAAAGAGAGAAAAAGAAGCAtaagaaagaaaagaaaaaaaagaagaagagattATCCAGTAGTGAAAGTGATTCATCAAGTGAAGAAGAGGTTTGGGTGGAGAAAACAT CAGCGTCCATATCATCGGATACTGAAGATGTACCTATAGGCCCAGAACTGAAACCACATACAACCCTGACACATAGAGAAATGGGAAAAGCTCTTCTTCCAGGAGAAGGTGCGGCCATGGCAGCATATGTAGCAGAAGGGAAGCGTATACCTAGAAGAGGTGAAATTGGTCTGACTTCTAATGAGATTGAACAGTTTGAATCAGTAGGTTATGTTATGTCTGGATCAAGACATAGAAGAATGGAGGCTGTGCGTATTAGGAaggaaaatcaaatttattctgcTGACGAGAAAAGAGCATTGGCAATGTTCAGTAAAGAAGAAAGGCAGAAAAGAGAGAACCTCATTTTGGGTCAATTTAGAGACATGGTAAAGTCTAAGCTtgctgaaaaaaataaagatgagTAG
- the LOC123670727 gene encoding protein SEC13 homolog translates to MVTLLQTIDTGHEDMIHDAEVDYLGLRLATCSSDNSVKVYDIKNGHALLDDLKGHFGPVWQIAWSHPKFGNLLASCSYDKKVIIWKEANGKFTKYYEYANHDSSVNSVQFAPAEFGLILACGSSDGSISILTYIMETNSWDVKKIQNAHAIGCNAVSWAPAVFPESALDNNSEPSLKKMLVSGGCDNLVKIWKEDQDRWVEVCKLEVHSDWVRDVAWAPSAGLHHHTIASCSQDRRVIIWTSDDAISWNSTVLHTFDDVVWNVSWCLYGNVLSVSGGDNIVTVWKQSLEGNWQCISSDVSKGSGQINQ, encoded by the exons atgGTGACCCTGCTTCAAACTATAGATACAGGTCATGAAGATATGATACATGATGCTGAGGTCGATTATCTTGGCCTAAGGTTAGCCACTTGTTCTTCGGACAACAGTGTAAAAGTTTATGATATTAAGAATGGGCATGCTTTATTAGATGACTTGAAGGGTCATTTTGGACCCGTCTGGCAAATAGCTTGGAGTCACCCTAAATTTGGAAATTTATTAGCTTCTTGTTCATATGATAAGAAAGTTATTATTTGGAAGGAAGCCAACGGTAAATTCACTAAATACTATGAATACGCAAACCATGACTCCAGTGTTAATTCTGTTCAATTTGCTCCTGCTGAGTTTGGCCTTATATTAGCATGTGGCAGTAGTGATGGTTCTATATCAATTCTTACatatataatggaaactaactcATGGGATgttaagaaaattcaaaatgctcATGCAATTGGCTGCAATGCCGTATCTTGGGCACCTGCAGTTTTTCCTGAATCTGCACTTGATAATAACAGTGAACCAagcttgaaaaaaatgttggtcTCTGGTGGTTGCGATAATTTAGTGAAAATATGGAAGGAAGATCAGGACCGTTGGGTTGAG GTTTGCAAACTTGAAGTACATTCTGATTGGGTAAGGGATGTTGCATGGGCACCTTCAGCTGGTCTACACCACCACACAATAGCTAGCTGTTCACAAGATAGAAGGGTCATAATTTGGACTAGTGATGATGCTATATCTTGGAACTCCACTGTACTTCATACCTTTGATGACGTTGTTTGGAATGTCAGTTGGTGTTTATATGGAAATGTTCTGAGTGTTTCAGGCGGTGATAATATAGTAACAGTTTGGAAACAGAGCTTGGAGGGAAATTGGCAGTGTATTAGTAGTGATGTTTCAAAGGGTTCTGGacaaataaatcaatga
- the LOC123671646 gene encoding glycosaminoglycan xylosylkinase homolog — MKNSKKFIVLLLTIFLSILAVANYLFYLKLTETKNLSLKIVPEVNNSIEELIIFHSKNLHDAYYLKPKPSTDKNTEIFIQNIRKYNVLRNFTYLWNLSNSWISNQYIVSHKHEEIGNIFRALKFAPIIKADLDGRGSQLKFLLTLQGNQEVIFKPKWYEKERILKGPVYGGKDRHTSEIIAFYLSVILNLPFVPYCVERKISVRKNILPVASKRFLETTYTIENKTCVYGKCFYCFKKDAICTDQYDTLTGAVIFNIKNKLKLSKSPWMRTYKIGKLAEWEQNESYCKIVQKSVSKKHLLDMVDTAIFDFFIQNGDRHHYEIMDGKILLIDNGKGLGNPYEHHIDILAPLYQCCVLRKKTWRRLLTLNNDKISKYLRVMPDVTDFLSEEHLQAIDKRLLLIFGTIEYCVNKKKMLFI; from the exons atgaagaactcaaaaaaatttatagtacTTTTGCTCACTATTTTTCTTTCGATTCTTGCTGTAGCAAACTATTTATTTTACCtaaaattgactgaaacaaaaaatttatcattgaaaatagtTCCTGAAGTGAATAACAGTATAGAAGAACTCATCATATTCCATTCTAAAAATCTTCATGATGCATATTATCTTAAACCTAAGCCTAGTACTGataaaaatactgaaattttcattcaaaatatcagGAAGTATAATGTGTTGAGAAATTTCACTTATCTGTGGAATCTATCAAATTCTTGGATATCGAACCAATATATTGTGAGTCACAAACATGAAgaaattggaaatatatttAGAGCTCTAAAATTTGCTCCAATAATAAAAGCAGATTTGGATGGGAGAGGTAGTCAACTAAAGTTTCTATTAACATTGCAG GGAAATCAAGAAGTTATTTTTAAACCAAAATGGTATGAAAAAGAAAGAATTTTGAAAGGTCCTGTTTATGGTGGAAAAGATAGACACACCTCCGAGATTATAGCATTTTACTTATCTGTTATTTTAAATTTACCTTTTGTTCCATATTgtgttgaaagaaaaatatcagtgagaaaaaatattttacctgTTGCTTCTAAAAGATTTTTAGAGACTACATATACCATTGAAAATAAGACGTGTGTTTATGGAAAATGCTTTTATTGTTTTAAAAAAGATGCCATATGTACAGATCAGTATGATACTCTGACAGGAGCTGTGATATTTAATATTAAGAATaaactgaaactttcaaagtCACCTTGGATGAGAACTTACAAAATTGGAAAACTTGCTGAATGGGAACAGAATGAATCATATTGCAA gATTGTCCAGAAAAGCGTTTCGAAAAAACATTTGTTAGACATGGTAGATACAGCAATTTTCGATTTCTTTATACAGAATGGTGATCGCCATCATTATGAAATTATGGATGGAAAAATACTACTCATTGATAATGGAAAAGGTTTGGGGAATCCTTACGAACATCATATTGATATATTAGCACCATTGTATCAATGTTGTGT attgAGGAAAAAAACTTGGAGAAGATTATTAACTCtcaataatgataaaataaGCAAGTACCTGAGAGTTATGCCTGATGTTACAGATTTTTTATCAGAAGAACATTTGCAAGCAATTGACAAAAGGCTTTTATTGATTTTTGGAACGATAGAATATTGtgtaaataaaaagaaaatgcTCTTTATTTAG
- the LOC123671647 gene encoding ubiquitin-conjugating enzyme E2 R2, whose product MANTKPTSSALRALAVEYKSLLEEPVEGFRVKLVNDDNLFEWEVAIFGPPDTLYMGGCFKARMKFPPDYPYSPPSIRFLTKVWHPNVYENGDLCISILHPPIDDPQSGELPCERWNPTQNVRTILLSVISLLNEPNTFSPANVDASVMYRRWRESKGKDQEYENIIRKQAMAARAEAERDGIQVPLTLEDYCIKTQVKPNPSSSDSQAEMADFYDDDYDEDYDDPSYGSDYAEDDNDSGNGES is encoded by the exons ATGGCGAACACGAAACCAACTAGTAGTGCTTTAAGAGCCTTAGCTGTGGAATATAAAAGTTTGCTAGAAGAGCCAGTTGAAGGTTTTCGTGTCAAATTGGTTAATGATGACAACCTCTTTGAATGGGAAGTGGCTATATTTGGACCCCCTGATACTCTGTACATGGGGGGTTGTTTCAAG gcaAGGATGAAATTTCCCCCTGATTATCCCTATTCACCACCTTCCATCAGATTTTTAACTAAAGTTTGGCATCCTAATGTGTATGAG aatGGTGACTTATGCATCAGTATATTGCATCCACCAATTGATGATCCTCAATCTGGCGAATTGCCTTGTGAACGTTGGAATCCTACACAAAATGTGAGAACAATCTTGCTCAGTGTAATTTCTCTGCTCAACGAGCCGAATACCTTCAGTCCTGCCAATGTGGATGCTTCAGTCATGTATAGGAGATGGAGAGAATCAAAAGGAAAAGATCAAGAGTATGAAAATATCATCAG aaaacaaGCAATGGCAGCAAGGGCAGAAGCTGAAAGAGATGGCATACAAGTGCCTCTTACTCTTGAAGATTATTGTATCAAAACCCAGGTAAAACCGAATCCTTCATCATCAGATTCCCAAGCTGAGATGGCAGATTTCTATGATGACGATTACGATGAGGACTATGACGATCCCTCTTATGGATCAGATTATGCTGAAGACGACAACGACAGTGGTAATGGTGAATCATGA